A window from Gasterosteus aculeatus chromosome 14, fGasAcu3.hap1.1, whole genome shotgun sequence encodes these proteins:
- the coro1cb gene encoding coronin-1C-A isoform X3, translated as MLRRVVRQSKFRHVFGQAVRTDQCYDDIRVSRVTWDSSFCAVNPKFVAIIIDASGGGAFLVLPLQKSGRIDKVYPTVCGHTGPVLDIDWCPHNDHVIASGSEDCTVMVWQIPENGLSAPLSEPVVVLEGHSKRVGIVSWHPTARNVLLSAGCDNQIVIWNVGTGEAMISLEDMHPDVIFSVSWSRNGSLLCTACKDKKVRVVDPRKKKVVAEKDKAHEGARPMRAIFLANGNIFTTGFSRMSERQLALWKTENMDEPICVQEMDSSNGVLLPFYDPDTNVVYLCGKGDSSIRYFEITDEAPFVHYLSTFSTKEPQRGMGYMPKRGLDVNKCEIARFYKLHERKCEPIIMTVPRKSDLFQDDLYPDTAGPDPALEAEEWFAGKNGGPILISLRDGYVSTKARDLKVVKANVLETKPAAKAENISTVQKHASPQRAVKKDQKMEDKLEEVLREFKSLRDRVILQDRRIARLEDQVAKVAM; from the exons ATGTTGCGGCGCGTCGTGCGACAGAGCAAGTTCCGCCACGTCTTTGGTCAGGCTGTGAGGACTGACCAGTGCTACGATGACATCCGCGTGTCCAGGGTCACGTGGGACAGCTCCTTCTGTGCCGTCAACCCCAAGTTCGTTGCCATCATCATAGACGCCAGTGGGGGAGGAGCCTTTCTTGTACTTCCTCTACAAAAG TCTGGCCGCATAGACAAGGTCTACCCGACCGTGTGCGGCCACACGGGCCCGGTGTTGGACATCGACTGGTGTCCCCATAACGACCATGTCATTGCCAGCGGCTCGGAGGACTGCACGGTGATG GTTTGGCAGATCCCTGAGAACGGGCTGTCGGCTCCTCTCTCGGAGCCCGTGGTCGTGTTGGAGGGCCACTCCAAGAGGGTCGGCATCGTGTCCTGGCATCCCACCGCTCGCAACGTTCTCCTCAGCGCAG GGTGCGACAACCAGATCGTCATTTGGAATGTGGGCACGGGGGAGGCCATGATCAGCCTGGAGGACATGCACCCCGACGTGATCTTTAGCGTCAGCTGGAGCCGCAACGGCAGCCTGCTCTGCACCGCCTGCAAGGACAAGAAGGTGCGCGTCGTCGACCCCCGCAAGAAGAAGGTTGTCGCG gaGAAGGACAAAGCTCACGAGGGAGCTCGACCAATGAGGGCCATCTTTCTGGCAAACGGAAACATTTTCACCACCGGATTCAGCCGCATGAGCGAGCGGCAGCTGGCTCTGTGGAAAACC GAAAACATGGATGAGCCGATCTGTGTTCAGGAGATGGACTCCAGTAATGGAGTCCTGCTGCCCTTCTACGACCCCGACACCAACGTAGTCTACCTGTGTGGAAAG GGCGACAGCAGCATTCGGTACTTTGAGATCACTGATGAGGCCCCGTTTGTTCACTACCTCAGTACCTTCTCCACCAAGGAGCCGCAGAGAGGCATGGGATACATGCCCAAGAGAGGCCTGGACGTCAACAAATGTGAAATTGCGAG GTTTTACAAATTACACGAGAGGAAATGTGAACCAATCATCATGACCGTCCCGCGTAAG TCGGATCTGTTCCAGGACGACCTGTACCCCGACACAGCCGGGCCCGATCCCGCCCTGGAGGCTGAGGAGTGGTTCGCCGGGAAGAACGGCGGCCCCATCCTGATCTCGCTCAGAGACGGCTACGTGTCCACGAAGGCCCGTGATCTCAAAGTGGTGAAGGCCAACGTCCTGGAGACCAAGCCGGCCGCCAAAGCAGAAAACATCTCCACCGTGCAGAAGCACGCTTCTCCGCAGCGAGCAGTT AAGAAGGACCAGAAAATGGAAGACAAACTGGAAGAGGTGCTTCGAGAGTTCAAGTCGCTCAGGGACCGCGTCATCCTCCAAGACCGTCGAATCGCCAGACTGGAAGATCAGGTCGCCAAGGTCGCCATGTAA
- the coro1cb gene encoding uncharacterized protein coro1cb isoform X2, translated as MGQKLERLSEKDEESLDHSDWSGQTEETEQSETAQDGDSRDRADGDLATPRAAARISGISVSGPSTGLPVTSARTDPRTRQPIRPLGQGEQPLNARAEWVGGDKRSWSGARTAGESKAALSLKETRPAPNERRGSVSGAMEEQGSGRESDLGQSEFGAEIQAAGLSSSFNPRSEEDFVVLEKDETDGDVALGKRINTEDSQSPVTRTVEEDLPPTSRVAPREKVSEKKRRRRSDPLPVASDRVEERAESSPEARFEGDTGPHLAEVTGSRCRLKGVGRVGAVYSGTTGRGSAEREPNTNDDHSRRQVSNTSREHPSTRSNRGSVKGSGSGGEDLEGVLDPGTHDSEFVAPNKRAAAGECCQSRFAGAVSMRAKGGGLRTKKEDSGVSCKAAGSRPPKAESPSSETPPPRDGPLLSLEQCDSIPRPRPLPENEGCDGKMTVASLKRESKLVCFSAVITPPPLTHLLPERDAGKPKTVPDASCDSKDESVAKEKPKAKGPPPPVPKKPQNPFIKLKTAQLRSTEVHRRGKEHLRSEERVRRRHTFDFYKGLPSNTPTNQDMCSLWDERGSYAAPTNTRRLSVDLSPWEQLSLQRMDDQYGDMIDYEYCVRMAHLSPEEEPPNLDMLQRRVFLERRARFKSSPPPVAKKTPKSFASAETVHAPEVASYKDIQRPQPAHAGRKGIHPELLSERVSDDNHGNYGNRKCNRSSDRDAGHCNEVGSFKPVAEIIKETNQMQRHQARVKPEGAKAPVRVAEEGPSVKVSQMKNAFDVPKKSRERPPEPQQFTKKDMLRRVVRQSKFRHVFGQAVRTDQCYDDIRVSRVTWDSSFCAVNPKFVAIIIDASGGGAFLVLPLQKSGRIDKVYPTVCGHTGPVLDIDWCPHNDHVIASGSEDCTVMVWQIPENGLSAPLSEPVVVLEGHSKRVGIVSWHPTARNVLLSAGCDNQIVIWNVGTGEAMISLEDMHPDVIFSVSWSRNGSLLCTACKDKKVRVVDPRKKKVVAEKDKAHEGARPMRAIFLANGNIFTTGFSRMSERQLALWKTENMDEPICVQEMDSSNGVLLPFYDPDTNVVYLCGKGDSSIRYFEITDEAPFVHYLSTFSTKEPQRGMGYMPKRGLDVNKCEIARFYKLHERKCEPIIMTVPRKSDLFQDDLYPDTAGPDPALEAEEWFAGKNGGPILISLRDGYVSTKARDLKVVKANVLETKPAAKAENISTVQKHASPQRAVKDQKMEDKLEEVLREFKSLRDRVILQDRRIARLEDQVAKVAM; from the exons ATGGGCCAAAAGTTGGAGAGGCTGTCTGAAAAGGACGAGGAGTCACTCGATCACTCGGACTGGTCGGGGCAAACCGAAGAGACCGAACAGTCGGAGACGGCACAGGACGGTGACAGCAGAGATCGGGCCGACGGCGACCTCGCGACCCCTCGGGCTGCCGCTCGGATTAGCGGGATCAGTGTCAGCGGCCCGTCCACGGGGCTCCCAGTTACTTCTGCACGTACAGACCCCCGAACCCGGCAGCCAATCAGGCCTTTAGGTCAAGGGGAGCAACCCCTGAACGCCAGGGCAGAGTGGGTGGGTGGAGACAAGCGGAGCTGGAGTGGCGCTCGAACGGCCGGGGAGTCAAAAGCCGCCCTGAGCCTGAAGGAGACGAGACCGGCTCCCAACGAAAGACGAGGCTCTGTGAGTGGAGCCATGGAGGAGCAAGGAAGTGGGAGGGAATCGGATCTTGGGCAAAGCGAGTTTGGTGCTGAAATTCAAGCCGCCGGCTTATCGTCCTCATTCAATCCCAGGAGCGAGGAAGACTTTGTGGTACTCGAGAAGGATGAGACTGATGGGGACGTTGCTCTTGGCAAGAGAATAAATACAGAGGATTCACAATCACCTGTGACAAGAACAGTTGAAGAAGACCTTCCGCCAACTTCCAGGGTCGCCCCTCGAGAAAAGGTTAgcgagaagaaaaggaggagaagatcaGACCCACTTCCAGTGGCTTCTGACCGCGTGGAAGAGCGCGCTGAGAGTTCACCCGAAGCCCGTTTTGAGGGGGACACGGGTCCACATTTGGCTGAAGTGACAGGCAGCAGGTGTCGGCTAAAAGGAGTCGGCCGTGTCGGAGCCGTCTACTCTGGGACAACTGGGAGAGGAAGCGCAGAGCGGGAGCCAAACACGAACGACGACCACAGCAGGAGGCAGGTTTCTAACACGAGCAGGGAGCACCCGTCCACCCGAAGCAACCGCGGCTCCGTGAAGGGATCAGGAAGCGGCGGCGAGGATTTAGAAGGCGTGCTCGATCCAGGAACCCACGATTCCGAATTTGTTGCACCAAACAAACGAGCGGCAGCAGGTGAGTGCTGTCAGAGCAGGTTTGCTGGTGCCGTCTCCATGAGGGCCAAAGGAGGCGGTTTGCGGACCAAGAAAGAGGACAGCGGAGTGTCCTGCAAAGCAGCCGGCTCTCGCCCCCCGAAGGCCGAGTCCCCGAGCTCGGAAACCCCGCCGCCACGCGACGGCCCCTTACTCTCCTTGGAACAATGCGACTCAATCCCTCGTCCTCGTCCGCTGCCAGAGAATGAAGGCTGTGATGGAAAGATGACGGTCGCCAGCTTAAAGAGGGAGAGCAAGCTCGTTTGCTTCTCTGCTGTCATCACCCCGCCGCCCCTAACTCACCTGTTGCCTGAGAGGGACGCGGGGAAACCAAAAACGGTGCCAGATGCCTCCTGTGATTCCAAAGACGAATCCGTGGCAAAGGAAAAGCCAAAAGCTAAAGGTCCACCTCCGCCTGTGcccaaaaaaccccaaaacccaTTTATAAAGCTCAAAACCGCACAATTAAGGTCAACTGAGGTGCACAGAAGAGGCAAGGAGCATTTGCGTTCTGAGGAGAGGGTCAGGAGGAGACACACTTTTGATTTCTACAAAGGTCTTCCGAGCAACACTCCGACTAATCAGGACATGTGCTCGCTGTGGGACGAAAGGGGCTCCTACGCGGCGCCAACCAACACGCGGCGGCTGTCGGTTGACCTGAGCCCTTGGGAGCAGCTTTCGCTCCAACGCATGGATGACCAGTACGGAGACATGATCGACTACGAGTACTGCGTGCGCATGGCACATCTGTCTCCAGAGGAGGAGCCTCCGAACTTGGACATGTTGCAGAGAAGAGTGTTCCTGGAGAGGCGAGCCAGATTCAAAAGCTCGCCTCCTCCCGTTGCGAAAAAGACCCCGAAGAGTTTTGCGTCCGCGGAGACTGTTCACGCACCTGAGGTCGCATCGTACAAGGACATCCAAAGACCACAGCCTGCTCACGCAGGAAGGAAAGGAATTCACCCTGAGCTTCTTTCTGAAAGGGTCAGCGATGACAACCATGGTAACTATGGTAACCGTAAATGTAACCGCAGTAGTGACCGGGACGCAGGACACTGCAATGAGGTGGGCTCGTTCAAGCCCGTAGCGGAAATCATCAAAGAAACGAATCAAATGCAGAGACATCAGGCCCGGGTCAAACCCGAAGGGGCCAAAGCTCCGGTTCGGGTGGCGGAGGAGGGTCCCAGTGTGAAAGTATCCCAAATGAAGAATGCCTTTGATGTCCCGAAGAAATCCAGAGAGAGACCACCGGAACCTCAGCAATTTACAAAGAAAG ATATGTTGCGGCGCGTCGTGCGACAGAGCAAGTTCCGCCACGTCTTTGGTCAGGCTGTGAGGACTGACCAGTGCTACGATGACATCCGCGTGTCCAGGGTCACGTGGGACAGCTCCTTCTGTGCCGTCAACCCCAAGTTCGTTGCCATCATCATAGACGCCAGTGGGGGAGGAGCCTTTCTTGTACTTCCTCTACAAAAG TCTGGCCGCATAGACAAGGTCTACCCGACCGTGTGCGGCCACACGGGCCCGGTGTTGGACATCGACTGGTGTCCCCATAACGACCATGTCATTGCCAGCGGCTCGGAGGACTGCACGGTGATG GTTTGGCAGATCCCTGAGAACGGGCTGTCGGCTCCTCTCTCGGAGCCCGTGGTCGTGTTGGAGGGCCACTCCAAGAGGGTCGGCATCGTGTCCTGGCATCCCACCGCTCGCAACGTTCTCCTCAGCGCAG GGTGCGACAACCAGATCGTCATTTGGAATGTGGGCACGGGGGAGGCCATGATCAGCCTGGAGGACATGCACCCCGACGTGATCTTTAGCGTCAGCTGGAGCCGCAACGGCAGCCTGCTCTGCACCGCCTGCAAGGACAAGAAGGTGCGCGTCGTCGACCCCCGCAAGAAGAAGGTTGTCGCG gaGAAGGACAAAGCTCACGAGGGAGCTCGACCAATGAGGGCCATCTTTCTGGCAAACGGAAACATTTTCACCACCGGATTCAGCCGCATGAGCGAGCGGCAGCTGGCTCTGTGGAAAACC GAAAACATGGATGAGCCGATCTGTGTTCAGGAGATGGACTCCAGTAATGGAGTCCTGCTGCCCTTCTACGACCCCGACACCAACGTAGTCTACCTGTGTGGAAAG GGCGACAGCAGCATTCGGTACTTTGAGATCACTGATGAGGCCCCGTTTGTTCACTACCTCAGTACCTTCTCCACCAAGGAGCCGCAGAGAGGCATGGGATACATGCCCAAGAGAGGCCTGGACGTCAACAAATGTGAAATTGCGAG GTTTTACAAATTACACGAGAGGAAATGTGAACCAATCATCATGACCGTCCCGCGTAAG TCGGATCTGTTCCAGGACGACCTGTACCCCGACACAGCCGGGCCCGATCCCGCCCTGGAGGCTGAGGAGTGGTTCGCCGGGAAGAACGGCGGCCCCATCCTGATCTCGCTCAGAGACGGCTACGTGTCCACGAAGGCCCGTGATCTCAAAGTGGTGAAGGCCAACGTCCTGGAGACCAAGCCGGCCGCCAAAGCAGAAAACATCTCCACCGTGCAGAAGCACGCTTCTCCGCAGCGAGCAGTT AAGGACCAGAAAATGGAAGACAAACTGGAAGAGGTGCTTCGAGAGTTCAAGTCGCTCAGGGACCGCGTCATCCTCCAAGACCGTCGAATCGCCAGACTGGAAGATCAGGTCGCCAAGGTCGCCATGTAA
- the coro1cb gene encoding uncharacterized protein coro1cb isoform X1: MGQKLERLSEKDEESLDHSDWSGQTEETEQSETAQDGDSRDRADGDLATPRAAARISGISVSGPSTGLPVTSARTDPRTRQPIRPLGQGEQPLNARAEWVGGDKRSWSGARTAGESKAALSLKETRPAPNERRGSVSGAMEEQGSGRESDLGQSEFGAEIQAAGLSSSFNPRSEEDFVVLEKDETDGDVALGKRINTEDSQSPVTRTVEEDLPPTSRVAPREKVSEKKRRRRSDPLPVASDRVEERAESSPEARFEGDTGPHLAEVTGSRCRLKGVGRVGAVYSGTTGRGSAEREPNTNDDHSRRQVSNTSREHPSTRSNRGSVKGSGSGGEDLEGVLDPGTHDSEFVAPNKRAAAGECCQSRFAGAVSMRAKGGGLRTKKEDSGVSCKAAGSRPPKAESPSSETPPPRDGPLLSLEQCDSIPRPRPLPENEGCDGKMTVASLKRESKLVCFSAVITPPPLTHLLPERDAGKPKTVPDASCDSKDESVAKEKPKAKGPPPPVPKKPQNPFIKLKTAQLRSTEVHRRGKEHLRSEERVRRRHTFDFYKGLPSNTPTNQDMCSLWDERGSYAAPTNTRRLSVDLSPWEQLSLQRMDDQYGDMIDYEYCVRMAHLSPEEEPPNLDMLQRRVFLERRARFKSSPPPVAKKTPKSFASAETVHAPEVASYKDIQRPQPAHAGRKGIHPELLSERVSDDNHGNYGNRKCNRSSDRDAGHCNEVGSFKPVAEIIKETNQMQRHQARVKPEGAKAPVRVAEEGPSVKVSQMKNAFDVPKKSRERPPEPQQFTKKDMLRRVVRQSKFRHVFGQAVRTDQCYDDIRVSRVTWDSSFCAVNPKFVAIIIDASGGGAFLVLPLQKSGRIDKVYPTVCGHTGPVLDIDWCPHNDHVIASGSEDCTVMVWQIPENGLSAPLSEPVVVLEGHSKRVGIVSWHPTARNVLLSAGCDNQIVIWNVGTGEAMISLEDMHPDVIFSVSWSRNGSLLCTACKDKKVRVVDPRKKKVVAEKDKAHEGARPMRAIFLANGNIFTTGFSRMSERQLALWKTENMDEPICVQEMDSSNGVLLPFYDPDTNVVYLCGKGDSSIRYFEITDEAPFVHYLSTFSTKEPQRGMGYMPKRGLDVNKCEIARFYKLHERKCEPIIMTVPRKSDLFQDDLYPDTAGPDPALEAEEWFAGKNGGPILISLRDGYVSTKARDLKVVKANVLETKPAAKAENISTVQKHASPQRAVKKDQKMEDKLEEVLREFKSLRDRVILQDRRIARLEDQVAKVAM; encoded by the exons ATGGGCCAAAAGTTGGAGAGGCTGTCTGAAAAGGACGAGGAGTCACTCGATCACTCGGACTGGTCGGGGCAAACCGAAGAGACCGAACAGTCGGAGACGGCACAGGACGGTGACAGCAGAGATCGGGCCGACGGCGACCTCGCGACCCCTCGGGCTGCCGCTCGGATTAGCGGGATCAGTGTCAGCGGCCCGTCCACGGGGCTCCCAGTTACTTCTGCACGTACAGACCCCCGAACCCGGCAGCCAATCAGGCCTTTAGGTCAAGGGGAGCAACCCCTGAACGCCAGGGCAGAGTGGGTGGGTGGAGACAAGCGGAGCTGGAGTGGCGCTCGAACGGCCGGGGAGTCAAAAGCCGCCCTGAGCCTGAAGGAGACGAGACCGGCTCCCAACGAAAGACGAGGCTCTGTGAGTGGAGCCATGGAGGAGCAAGGAAGTGGGAGGGAATCGGATCTTGGGCAAAGCGAGTTTGGTGCTGAAATTCAAGCCGCCGGCTTATCGTCCTCATTCAATCCCAGGAGCGAGGAAGACTTTGTGGTACTCGAGAAGGATGAGACTGATGGGGACGTTGCTCTTGGCAAGAGAATAAATACAGAGGATTCACAATCACCTGTGACAAGAACAGTTGAAGAAGACCTTCCGCCAACTTCCAGGGTCGCCCCTCGAGAAAAGGTTAgcgagaagaaaaggaggagaagatcaGACCCACTTCCAGTGGCTTCTGACCGCGTGGAAGAGCGCGCTGAGAGTTCACCCGAAGCCCGTTTTGAGGGGGACACGGGTCCACATTTGGCTGAAGTGACAGGCAGCAGGTGTCGGCTAAAAGGAGTCGGCCGTGTCGGAGCCGTCTACTCTGGGACAACTGGGAGAGGAAGCGCAGAGCGGGAGCCAAACACGAACGACGACCACAGCAGGAGGCAGGTTTCTAACACGAGCAGGGAGCACCCGTCCACCCGAAGCAACCGCGGCTCCGTGAAGGGATCAGGAAGCGGCGGCGAGGATTTAGAAGGCGTGCTCGATCCAGGAACCCACGATTCCGAATTTGTTGCACCAAACAAACGAGCGGCAGCAGGTGAGTGCTGTCAGAGCAGGTTTGCTGGTGCCGTCTCCATGAGGGCCAAAGGAGGCGGTTTGCGGACCAAGAAAGAGGACAGCGGAGTGTCCTGCAAAGCAGCCGGCTCTCGCCCCCCGAAGGCCGAGTCCCCGAGCTCGGAAACCCCGCCGCCACGCGACGGCCCCTTACTCTCCTTGGAACAATGCGACTCAATCCCTCGTCCTCGTCCGCTGCCAGAGAATGAAGGCTGTGATGGAAAGATGACGGTCGCCAGCTTAAAGAGGGAGAGCAAGCTCGTTTGCTTCTCTGCTGTCATCACCCCGCCGCCCCTAACTCACCTGTTGCCTGAGAGGGACGCGGGGAAACCAAAAACGGTGCCAGATGCCTCCTGTGATTCCAAAGACGAATCCGTGGCAAAGGAAAAGCCAAAAGCTAAAGGTCCACCTCCGCCTGTGcccaaaaaaccccaaaacccaTTTATAAAGCTCAAAACCGCACAATTAAGGTCAACTGAGGTGCACAGAAGAGGCAAGGAGCATTTGCGTTCTGAGGAGAGGGTCAGGAGGAGACACACTTTTGATTTCTACAAAGGTCTTCCGAGCAACACTCCGACTAATCAGGACATGTGCTCGCTGTGGGACGAAAGGGGCTCCTACGCGGCGCCAACCAACACGCGGCGGCTGTCGGTTGACCTGAGCCCTTGGGAGCAGCTTTCGCTCCAACGCATGGATGACCAGTACGGAGACATGATCGACTACGAGTACTGCGTGCGCATGGCACATCTGTCTCCAGAGGAGGAGCCTCCGAACTTGGACATGTTGCAGAGAAGAGTGTTCCTGGAGAGGCGAGCCAGATTCAAAAGCTCGCCTCCTCCCGTTGCGAAAAAGACCCCGAAGAGTTTTGCGTCCGCGGAGACTGTTCACGCACCTGAGGTCGCATCGTACAAGGACATCCAAAGACCACAGCCTGCTCACGCAGGAAGGAAAGGAATTCACCCTGAGCTTCTTTCTGAAAGGGTCAGCGATGACAACCATGGTAACTATGGTAACCGTAAATGTAACCGCAGTAGTGACCGGGACGCAGGACACTGCAATGAGGTGGGCTCGTTCAAGCCCGTAGCGGAAATCATCAAAGAAACGAATCAAATGCAGAGACATCAGGCCCGGGTCAAACCCGAAGGGGCCAAAGCTCCGGTTCGGGTGGCGGAGGAGGGTCCCAGTGTGAAAGTATCCCAAATGAAGAATGCCTTTGATGTCCCGAAGAAATCCAGAGAGAGACCACCGGAACCTCAGCAATTTACAAAGAAAG ATATGTTGCGGCGCGTCGTGCGACAGAGCAAGTTCCGCCACGTCTTTGGTCAGGCTGTGAGGACTGACCAGTGCTACGATGACATCCGCGTGTCCAGGGTCACGTGGGACAGCTCCTTCTGTGCCGTCAACCCCAAGTTCGTTGCCATCATCATAGACGCCAGTGGGGGAGGAGCCTTTCTTGTACTTCCTCTACAAAAG TCTGGCCGCATAGACAAGGTCTACCCGACCGTGTGCGGCCACACGGGCCCGGTGTTGGACATCGACTGGTGTCCCCATAACGACCATGTCATTGCCAGCGGCTCGGAGGACTGCACGGTGATG GTTTGGCAGATCCCTGAGAACGGGCTGTCGGCTCCTCTCTCGGAGCCCGTGGTCGTGTTGGAGGGCCACTCCAAGAGGGTCGGCATCGTGTCCTGGCATCCCACCGCTCGCAACGTTCTCCTCAGCGCAG GGTGCGACAACCAGATCGTCATTTGGAATGTGGGCACGGGGGAGGCCATGATCAGCCTGGAGGACATGCACCCCGACGTGATCTTTAGCGTCAGCTGGAGCCGCAACGGCAGCCTGCTCTGCACCGCCTGCAAGGACAAGAAGGTGCGCGTCGTCGACCCCCGCAAGAAGAAGGTTGTCGCG gaGAAGGACAAAGCTCACGAGGGAGCTCGACCAATGAGGGCCATCTTTCTGGCAAACGGAAACATTTTCACCACCGGATTCAGCCGCATGAGCGAGCGGCAGCTGGCTCTGTGGAAAACC GAAAACATGGATGAGCCGATCTGTGTTCAGGAGATGGACTCCAGTAATGGAGTCCTGCTGCCCTTCTACGACCCCGACACCAACGTAGTCTACCTGTGTGGAAAG GGCGACAGCAGCATTCGGTACTTTGAGATCACTGATGAGGCCCCGTTTGTTCACTACCTCAGTACCTTCTCCACCAAGGAGCCGCAGAGAGGCATGGGATACATGCCCAAGAGAGGCCTGGACGTCAACAAATGTGAAATTGCGAG GTTTTACAAATTACACGAGAGGAAATGTGAACCAATCATCATGACCGTCCCGCGTAAG TCGGATCTGTTCCAGGACGACCTGTACCCCGACACAGCCGGGCCCGATCCCGCCCTGGAGGCTGAGGAGTGGTTCGCCGGGAAGAACGGCGGCCCCATCCTGATCTCGCTCAGAGACGGCTACGTGTCCACGAAGGCCCGTGATCTCAAAGTGGTGAAGGCCAACGTCCTGGAGACCAAGCCGGCCGCCAAAGCAGAAAACATCTCCACCGTGCAGAAGCACGCTTCTCCGCAGCGAGCAGTT AAGAAGGACCAGAAAATGGAAGACAAACTGGAAGAGGTGCTTCGAGAGTTCAAGTCGCTCAGGGACCGCGTCATCCTCCAAGACCGTCGAATCGCCAGACTGGAAGATCAGGTCGCCAAGGTCGCCATGTAA
- the coro1cb gene encoding coronin-1C-A isoform X4 produces MLRRVVRQSKFRHVFGQAVRTDQCYDDIRVSRVTWDSSFCAVNPKFVAIIIDASGGGAFLVLPLQKSGRIDKVYPTVCGHTGPVLDIDWCPHNDHVIASGSEDCTVMVWQIPENGLSAPLSEPVVVLEGHSKRVGIVSWHPTARNVLLSAGCDNQIVIWNVGTGEAMISLEDMHPDVIFSVSWSRNGSLLCTACKDKKVRVVDPRKKKVVAEKDKAHEGARPMRAIFLANGNIFTTGFSRMSERQLALWKTENMDEPICVQEMDSSNGVLLPFYDPDTNVVYLCGKGDSSIRYFEITDEAPFVHYLSTFSTKEPQRGMGYMPKRGLDVNKCEIARFYKLHERKCEPIIMTVPRKSDLFQDDLYPDTAGPDPALEAEEWFAGKNGGPILISLRDGYVSTKARDLKVVKANVLETKPAAKAENISTVQKHASPQRAVKDQKMEDKLEEVLREFKSLRDRVILQDRRIARLEDQVAKVAM; encoded by the exons ATGTTGCGGCGCGTCGTGCGACAGAGCAAGTTCCGCCACGTCTTTGGTCAGGCTGTGAGGACTGACCAGTGCTACGATGACATCCGCGTGTCCAGGGTCACGTGGGACAGCTCCTTCTGTGCCGTCAACCCCAAGTTCGTTGCCATCATCATAGACGCCAGTGGGGGAGGAGCCTTTCTTGTACTTCCTCTACAAAAG TCTGGCCGCATAGACAAGGTCTACCCGACCGTGTGCGGCCACACGGGCCCGGTGTTGGACATCGACTGGTGTCCCCATAACGACCATGTCATTGCCAGCGGCTCGGAGGACTGCACGGTGATG GTTTGGCAGATCCCTGAGAACGGGCTGTCGGCTCCTCTCTCGGAGCCCGTGGTCGTGTTGGAGGGCCACTCCAAGAGGGTCGGCATCGTGTCCTGGCATCCCACCGCTCGCAACGTTCTCCTCAGCGCAG GGTGCGACAACCAGATCGTCATTTGGAATGTGGGCACGGGGGAGGCCATGATCAGCCTGGAGGACATGCACCCCGACGTGATCTTTAGCGTCAGCTGGAGCCGCAACGGCAGCCTGCTCTGCACCGCCTGCAAGGACAAGAAGGTGCGCGTCGTCGACCCCCGCAAGAAGAAGGTTGTCGCG gaGAAGGACAAAGCTCACGAGGGAGCTCGACCAATGAGGGCCATCTTTCTGGCAAACGGAAACATTTTCACCACCGGATTCAGCCGCATGAGCGAGCGGCAGCTGGCTCTGTGGAAAACC GAAAACATGGATGAGCCGATCTGTGTTCAGGAGATGGACTCCAGTAATGGAGTCCTGCTGCCCTTCTACGACCCCGACACCAACGTAGTCTACCTGTGTGGAAAG GGCGACAGCAGCATTCGGTACTTTGAGATCACTGATGAGGCCCCGTTTGTTCACTACCTCAGTACCTTCTCCACCAAGGAGCCGCAGAGAGGCATGGGATACATGCCCAAGAGAGGCCTGGACGTCAACAAATGTGAAATTGCGAG GTTTTACAAATTACACGAGAGGAAATGTGAACCAATCATCATGACCGTCCCGCGTAAG TCGGATCTGTTCCAGGACGACCTGTACCCCGACACAGCCGGGCCCGATCCCGCCCTGGAGGCTGAGGAGTGGTTCGCCGGGAAGAACGGCGGCCCCATCCTGATCTCGCTCAGAGACGGCTACGTGTCCACGAAGGCCCGTGATCTCAAAGTGGTGAAGGCCAACGTCCTGGAGACCAAGCCGGCCGCCAAAGCAGAAAACATCTCCACCGTGCAGAAGCACGCTTCTCCGCAGCGAGCAGTT AAGGACCAGAAAATGGAAGACAAACTGGAAGAGGTGCTTCGAGAGTTCAAGTCGCTCAGGGACCGCGTCATCCTCCAAGACCGTCGAATCGCCAGACTGGAAGATCAGGTCGCCAAGGTCGCCATGTAA